CAATAGCCAAAGGAACATCCACATTCATTGGCCCCTCTTCATTCTCTGGAACATTGTCATCCTCTTGATTCTCAGGGTCCTCATCATCACTCTCCTACCTTCATCGTTGTCCTTGTTTACGTGGAGGTGTCACTGGTGCTACTAAAGAGGCATTCGGATAACGCGCAATTCTTGCTTGAGTGATTTTCCCTTTGACCGAAACCGTGATATCAATTTTTTCCTTCGGGACTTCATACATTGCACACATATCTGTGATAAATGACCCAAACAAAAATACCCCATAGTGGTGCCACGAAGAACAAACTGCATACCCTAATGAATAATTTTTCCAACATCAATAGTCATCCCCTTCATGATAGAAAATATCAACCGCATTCGGTCATTTGTGATATGGCTAACATGACCAGTAGGTATTAATTTGGCTGCCACAAACTAGAACCATGCTCAAGCTTCCTGATTAAGTTGCCATAAAAACATCCCATTGGGCTCATCACGAGCGTAGAAAACTCTAGCTCCAGGACATTCTAATGTTTCCACTATAAGAACATAATCATGTTGACCATGTAGAAACTTTTGGTACTCATCATGTCGACTGCTTTATAACTCCCAACAGGTAGCCATTTTCTTCTCACAAAACATTCACCCTTCTCATTCAACTCCGGAAAATTAGCATAAAACTCATACACCCAAGAGATATTCATTCTTGTATCCAGTTGCTTCACAACAATTTCCCACTGCCTACTTTCTATATTGGCTCGAATTGGCTCAAAGATAAGACACGAACTAGGTTGAGGAGCGTATTCTATACCTCTTTCCTTTAGCACCAGTTTCCCAACAAGAGAAATATATCGCTCTTCCGCCTCCTTACTTACAAATTTGGTGGCATCAAATGGCGGTGTCCTTGAGGATGAGGGTCTTGAAGTTGATGGGCTTGAACTATTTCTCTTAGGTTCCATGGTGACTCGGAACAACCCTCCAAACAACCAAATAATACCTCACTTCCCAATTAATCACGTACTAACCCTCCTAACAACTAAACATTACCACCAAAATTAATTCACCACTGCTTCCTCATTACAATTAAGCAAAAATCACCAAGAACAGTCACTTAGGCAATTTCTCAAACACTTGGTGGGCAGAAACTATTCTCACTCTTCTCTTCCACTTTTTTCTCAATTTTAATCCCCCAAAATCACAATAACATTTCAAAAACAATCCATTAATCATCAATTCCAACAAGGCAACTCACAACATTCATCAAAATCATAAAACAAAATTTCCTCTTACTTTACATATATATTCAAGAACTTAAGTGCTCCAAAGAGATGATTAAATGGCTTACTTGATGGATGTGAGTGTCTTGTGATCTTCAATGAACCACTATCTTCATCAAATTTGGACCCCTTGAGAGGTGAGTGAAAACTTGAACAAATTGGAAGTTTGAGGTGATTTTTAGGATTAGGGTaagtaaaatgaaaaaaaaggatGAGAGATTAGGAATGGTGATGAGAGGAGAAGAATTTGGTGATTTGAAATTGAGTAATAATGAAAGAAAGTTGAGTTATGGGTGTGGGATGTTGATTTTCGGAGTAGAGGAGAAGTGAGGAAGGTGATGGTGTTTAGAGAGGAGGAAACAAATGAGGGTAAAAACCCTTTTTTTATATTGTTTCTATTCaaagtagcgctgtagcgctactaaCTGGCGCTGCAGCGCCTGGGGTCCTGATGCTCCAgttgttttcttttcatttttcgcGAATTCGCACTGCAGCGCCGAGGTCTGGTGCTGCAGCACCTGTTACCTCCGAATGGCACCCTCTCTATAAGGGTGTGGCACCTCAGCGCCTGATGACAACATTGCAGCTCTAATGCATTCAAACAATTGCGCTACAGCGCCATCAAAGTGGCGCTGCAGCCCCTGAAACCTCAAATTTTTTTTAACGATTTCCACGGTTCATAATAAACTTAAtactttacaaaataaataatgtcttctaaaataataaaaaaaattctaccacaattaataaactaaattaaaattctAAAAACAATGGGTTGTCTCCCATTAAGCGCTTAATTTATCGTCTTTAGCTAGACATTGATGAAGCTTCATTCGCTGTCTTGGAGATACATCGTCTCCACCTGCTTATTAATTTTACCAAAATAATGTTTCAACCTTTGTCCATTCACTTGAAAAAGCGAACcatcattattttttaattccACAGAACCAAAATGAGAAACTTTGGTGATAACAAATGGACAAGACCATCGTGACTTTAGCTTACCGGGCAttttcatatgcatcattccgaAACTCCTCCATTTCATTTAACTGCAATAACCTCTTCTCACCCACTGCTTAGTAATCAAAATTCAGCTTCTTGATCACCTAATATGCCTTGTGCTCCAATTTTACTGGTAAGTGACAGGCTTTGCCAAATACTAGTCGATAAGGAGACATACTGAGAGGAGTTTTGTACGCTGTCCTGTAAGCCCATAAAGAGTCatcaagcttttgagaccaatcctttctatttaaattaattgttttCTCCAAGATGGACTTGATCTCTCAGTTGGATACCTCAGCTTGGCCATTAGACTGGGGATGATAGGCCAAAGCCACCTTATGTCGAACACCATACTTCGTCAAGAGTGGTTTAATAACTTTGTTGCAAAAATGTGTTCCTTCATCACTTATTATCGCTCTTGGAGTTCCAAAAcgattaaaaataattttttacagAAAAGAAGAAACCACCTTGGAATCATTTGTAGTAGTGGCTATCTCTTCGACCCACTTTGACACATAATCAACAGCGAGCAAGATAAACAAGTTCCCGAAAGATGGTGGAAAGGgccccatgaagtcaatgccCCACACATCGAACAGTTCCACCCCTAAAATCACATTCATGGGAATCTCGTTTCTTTGTGAGATATTTCCAACTCGTTGACATCTATCACAAGTCTTGAAAAAAGTGTAGCAATCTTTAAAAATtgaaggccaataaaaaccaaATTGCAAGACTTTTGTTGTTGTACGTGATGGCCTGAAATGCCCACCGTAAGGTGCCGAGTGACACTAAACTACTATTGATTGAGTCTCTTCCATTGGTACACAACGACGAATCATTCGATCCGTACTCATTTTGAATAAGTATGGATCATCAAAGAAGTAGTATTTAGAGTCATGAATCAATTTCCTCTTTTGATGTGCATTAAAATCAAGAGGAAGCTTGCCCACTAACAATGTAATTCACAATGTCGGCATACCATGGAAGTTCTATTGATACAGCTAGTAGTAACTCATCCGGAAATAATTCTTTGATTGAATCTTTACATTCAGCTTATTTATTCTCTAATCGTGATAAATGATCTGCCACAAAGTTCTCATTCCCCTTCTTATCCACAATCTCGATGTCGAATTCTTGAAGTAACAACACCCAACGTATCAACCTTGGCTTTGCATCCTTCTTTCCAAATAAATAACGAAGTGTTGCATGGTCTGTGTATATAATAACTTTGGAACACAAGagatatggtctgaatttatcACATGCAAGCACCACCGCTAATAGTTATTTTTCAGTGGTTGAGTAATTTCGTTGAGCATCATTAAGAGTCTTGCTCGCGTAATAAATTGCTCGGAAAGTCTTCTCTCTTCGTTGGCCCAAGATTGCCCCCACTGCATAATCATTAGCATCGCACATAATCTCGAATGCTTGACTCCAATCTGGTACAATCATAATAGGGGCTGACACCAACTTCTATTTTATAACCTCAAGCGCCTTCCTACACTCTTCGTCAAAAACAAAACCAGTATCTTTTTCTTGGAGATTGCATAATGGCTTGCTAATTTTTGAGAAGTCTTTGATAAACCTTCTGTAAAAACCTGCATGCCCCAAACAACTTCTTATCCCCTTGACATTCACCGATGGAGGAAGCTTCTCAATAATGGCTATCTTGGCTCGATCTACTTCAAGACCTTCCTTTGAAACTCGATGCCCCAGCACAATTCCCTCTTGAACCatgaagtgacatttctcccaatttAGCACAAGGTTATTCTCTTTACATCTACAAAGGACCAATGCCAAGTTGTGCAAGCAATGGTCAAATGATGACCCCAAAACAGAAAAGTCATCCATAAATACCTCCATGATCTCTTCTACCATAGCTCAAAAAATGGCCATCATACACTGCTGAAAAGTGGCAGGTGCATTACAAAGTCCAAAAGGCATCCTCCTGTAAGCAAAAGTGTTGTAAGGACATGTGAAAGTTGTATTTTCTTGATCTTCGGGGGCGATCGCTatttgattatagcctgaataACCATCTAAGAAGCAGTAATGTGTATAGCCAGCTAAACGGTCAAGCATCTGATCGATAAATGAAAGTGGAAAATGATCCTTTCTAGTAGCCTTGTTCAACTTccggtaatcaatacaaactcTCCACCCCGTCACTGTTCTTGTCGGAATCAATTCATTGGCTTCATTCTTGATCACTATCATCCCCCCTTTCTTTGGTACAACTTGCACGGGACTAACCCAACTACTATCCGAAATAGCATAAATAATCCCATCATTCAATAGCTTCAATACTTCTGCCCTCACCACTTCTTTCATGGCTGGGTTCAATCACCTTTGATGCTCAATAGAGGGCTTATAATTCTCTTCAAATAGAATCTTGTGCATATGAGTAGTTAGGCTTATCCCTTCAAATCTAAAATCGCCCATCCTATTGCAGATTTATATTTCCTCAAAACCCTTAGCAATTTTTCAGTTACACATTCTGagagttttaatgaaatgatcacTGGGCAAGTGAAACTCTCTCCTAGATACTCATAACGCAAATGATCTGGGAGTTGTTTCAAATCTTGCTTACCCACTACTTCCTTCTCAACTTCACCTTCTTTAACTTGACAAAGAGTTTATTCAACTATAATACCACTAGCACTAGGAATAGCACTAAGAGCCATCACAAATTCAGCCACTTCGTCACCCACAAACTCACCATTCACTTTCTCCAAATCAGATTGAGTAATACTAGAATTGAGGCAATGTTGTAAAGGATCAGCACATAATTCTTTTCTCATTGTCTCTTCTACTACTACCTCAATAGAATCCACACGATGACATGTGCTTGTGTTGTCATGCTGCTTTAGTGCTTGATATATGTTGAATTTAACATCTTCATTATTAACCCTCAATGTCAGATGTCTACCCTGTACATCAATAAGAGCTCTTCCAGTAGCCAAGAATGGACGACCAAGAATAATGGGGATTTCATGGTCCTCCTCCATATCCAATACCAAGAAATCAGCGGTAAAAATAAATTTGTCCACCTTAACCAATACGTCTTCAATCACTCCCCTAGGATAAGTAAGTGACCGATCTGCTAATTGAAGAGTAATGGTTGTGGGCTTCACCTCTCCTACCCCCAACTTCTTAAAAATTGAAAGTGGCATCAAATTAATACTCGCTCCAAGATCACATAATGCCTTGTCAAAGGATGACCCTCCAATAGTGCATGGTATAGTAAAGCTACCAGGGTCTTTCACCTTTTGAGGCAATTTTTTCTGTAAGATGGCGCTGCATTCTTCTGTTAGCTTCACAGTTTCAAAGTCTTATAGTCTTCTTTTCTTTGACATGACttctttcatgaatttcacataatttgGCATTTGCTCAAGAGCATCTGCAAAtggaatgtttatgtgaattctTTTGAATATTTCTAGAAACTTTGCAAACTGTTCATCTAATTTCTTTTTCTGAAATCGTTGAGGGTAAGGAATGGGAGgttgatacattggaagactatcTTTCTTCATGTCAGTCTTGTCACTTCCACTCTGCTTCTTGGCTTGCTCTTCCTTGTCTACCTCTTGTACCACTGACTCAACTTTCTCCTTTGAACATTCTTGAACATTACCCTCATCAAGCACCTTACTACTTCTCAAAGAAATTGCTTGGCATGATTCCTTTGGATTTACCACAGTGTCACTAGGAAAACTTCCCTTCTGATTAGAATTCACAACAATAGCTAATTGGCCCACTTGagtttcaattttcttcattgaaGCACccatgttagtcatatgggtttcTATATTGTCGAGTCTTGCTTCATTTTTTCCAAACCTCTTGTTAGACTCCATAATAAAAAGGCCCAAAATGTCTtccaatgatttttttttctcttgttgCTGCTGAGAATTGAATCCCGGAGGTGGTTGCAGCACATTTTTGTTATTAGCATAAGAGAAATTTTCATGGTTGTGCAATCCTAGATGATAATAATTAGGCATGTTGTTGCTTCTGGAGTTATTGGTGAAGGAGCAGTTTGCCATAAACTGGGCTTGTTCTGGACTCATATCTTGCCTCTGCATTGCAGCAGCCGCTGCTACACTCTCCATAATCGTTGGATTATTCTGCGCTGGTAGAGCAGCCATTTGGGTTTGTAAAGCAGCAAGTTGGGCATGCATGGCTATCATCTGATCAACTTCATATAACCCAACAACTTTCCTTGGGCCTGACCTCTCATTGAGCCACTGATAACTGTTGGTAGCCATTTCCTCCATTAAAGTGAAGGCTTCATCAACTGTCTTGGCTAATAGAGCACCCCTAGCAGCAACATCAACTATTGCTCGTGTTGGAGCATTTAACCCTTGATAAAAAATCTGAACTTGCATCCAATTTTGATAACCGTGTTGTGGGCAACGTCATAATAAGTCCTTAAACCTTTCCTAAGCCTCATAGAATGGTTCTTGCTCTAACTGTCGAAATTGCCCAATATCACTGCGTAATTGGGCTGACTTGGAAGGAGGGAAGAACTTAATCAGGAACTTTCTTGCCATCTCATCCCATGTTGTAATTGTTCCAGGCTGCAAAGATtgcaaccaactcttagctctatccctcaaggagaaagggaagagacACAATCTGATGGCATCATCAGTAACGCCATTCATCTTCACTGTGGCACATACCTCCAGAAATATGGCCAAGTGAATGTTAGGGTCTTCAGTAGCTAAACCCTCAAATTGATTTTGCTACACCATGTTGATTAGTGCAGGTTTCAGTTCAAAATTGTTGGCACCAATGGCTGGATTTGCAATTCCAGTGAGATTTTCATTCACAACGGGCATGCAAAAGTCACGCACTACCCGCTGCGCTGGATTAAGTGGAGCCCCACCAGCTGCTGGTTGATTATTATTGATGCAATTGTCACCGTACCGTTGTTGTCCATATTAAGCTCTTCGGTCTTTTTCTTAGTTCTCAACTGACGGAGTGTGTGCTCAATTTCAGGATTCAGAGGCTCAACAGGTGTAGAACTCCTATTCCTTCGCATATACTGAAAATACAAGCACAATCTATAACGTTAGTaacaaaacaaattaaaatctaatttaaaatcaagacttaaagtttcaatattagtaaaattaattttaatccccGGCAGCGGCACCAAAAACTTGATACAGATTTTTCTACCGCAAGTGTATGGTGTATTGCAGTATAGTTTTAATttaaaggatgtcgaacccacaaggattaaatatttaattcaccaattactataactttttaagtctataattttaattagaaaattcaacaaataactcaaataataaaatagcAAAATAATGGAAGCTAATGATCTTAGAAATTGATTAGATAAAAGATAAATGTACTAGAGTAATGATTTCACTATCTTAATTATGAACCATGGTTTCTTTATTATCCTAATTAGTTCTCTTCATTTGTAATTTCCAGAATTCTAATATAATGCAtctatctttctcaagcatatatgcaattaatctcaattaatcaatatgatatctctattcgctATTAATTAACCAAGAAGTCATTAAGCAAACAATTCTTTTAAATCAAATTCATAGAGTTCAACGAATCTCTCAATCTCGcaatcactctatgtcaaatcttcCTATGTCCAATCTAAGTTTATCTCtctcaagcataaaccctagatctcaattcacaataatgatggccaaacattaatatgagaaaattaaatcaagaagatatgaacaaagaagaagaacttcagaaagataataatagaaaccttaattcaataatcaaaatagatCCATCTAATACTCTAGCACAAAAGGAGTTTAGTTCTCCATTACAAACTTAAACACAATAGCAatgtagttgttcataattaaaaactaaaata
The genomic region above belongs to Humulus lupulus chromosome 1, drHumLupu1.1, whole genome shotgun sequence and contains:
- the LOC133817167 gene encoding uncharacterized protein LOC133817167, giving the protein MQVQIFYQGLNAPTRAIVDVAARGALLAKTVDEAFTLMEEMATNSYQWLNERSGPRKVVGLYEVDQMIAMHAQLAALQTQMAALPAQNNPTIMESVAAAAAMQRQDMSPEQAQFMANCSFTNNSRSNNMPNYYHLGLHNHENFSYANNKNVLQPPPGFNSQQQQEKKKSLEDILGLFIMESNKRFGKNEARLDNIETHMTNMGASMKKIETQVGQLAIVVNSNQKGSFPSDTVVNPKESCQAISLRSSKVLDEGNVQECSKEKVESVVQEVDKEEQAKKQSGSDKTDMKKDSLPMYQPPIPYPQRFQKKKLDEQFAKFLEIFKRIHINIPFADALEQMPNYKKLPQKVKDPGSFTIPCTIGGSSFDKALCDLGASINLMPLSIFKKLGVGEVKPTTITLQLADRSLTYPRGVIEDVLVKVDKFIFTADFLVLDMEEDHEIPIILGRPFLATGRALIDVQGRHLTLRVNNEDVKFNIYQALKQHDNTSTCHRVDSIEVVVEETMRKELCADPLQHCLNSSITQSDLEKVNGEFVGDEVAEFVMALSAIPSASGIIVE